A genomic segment from Amygdalobacter nucleatus encodes:
- a CDS encoding HAD family hydrolase produces the protein MAIKLVVSDLDGTLLNKLSRLDIRTIQAVNALKERGIMFTFATGRTDLNTWYYAKLLNLDLPVIACNGSLIRYPFSDKALYQAFLPEEAVDSLVREFIRKQNDFCLYTPDAIYYPAVSKTVQRFCFYNRLASTINVPQIKLINFDTWSQGRTNLCPELTVKIYCHAPNEEARQHVIQLTSQFPNLIAVKCARAAVDIMLSSSDKAAGVKRLADSLGISWSEIATFGDEANDFNMLSLAGQGFVMKNANKKFIQRLPNAIVAENHNCHGFARAIYQYIL, from the coding sequence ATGGCGATTAAACTCGTTGTTTCAGATCTTGATGGTACATTGTTGAATAAATTGAGCCGCTTGGATATTAGAACTATCCAAGCGGTCAATGCGCTTAAAGAACGGGGAATCATGTTCACCTTTGCAACTGGTAGAACTGATCTTAATACTTGGTATTATGCCAAATTGCTAAATCTTGATTTACCAGTTATTGCATGTAACGGTTCTTTGATTCGCTATCCATTTAGCGATAAGGCGCTCTATCAAGCTTTTTTGCCAGAAGAGGCTGTTGATAGTTTAGTAAGGGAATTTATCCGTAAGCAGAATGATTTCTGTTTATATACCCCAGATGCTATTTATTATCCAGCTGTAAGTAAAACTGTTCAACGTTTCTGCTTCTATAATCGTTTAGCTAGTACCATTAACGTACCTCAAATTAAGTTGATTAACTTCGATACATGGAGTCAAGGTCGCACAAATCTTTGTCCAGAATTAACTGTTAAAATTTATTGCCATGCTCCTAATGAAGAAGCGCGGCAACACGTTATTCAATTGACAAGTCAATTTCCAAACCTAATAGCTGTCAAATGTGCTAGAGCTGCTGTTGATATTATGTTAAGTTCTTCTGACAAGGCTGCTGGTGTCAAACGCTTAGCAGATAGCCTGGGCATTAGTTGGTCTGAAATAGCAACTTTTGGTGATGAAGCCAATGACTTTAATATGTTAAGTCTGGCCGGGCAAGGTTTTGTGATGAAGAATGCGAATAAGAAATTTATTCAGCGTTTGCCGAATGCTATTGTGGCTGAAAATCACAATTGCCACGGCTTTGCAAGAGCTATATACCAGTATATCTTGTGA
- a CDS encoding DUF1858 domain-containing protein has product MKITADMIVSDIMNMDPGVIPIFMEHGLYCMGCFMSGDESLEEAAQVDMVDLDHLILSLNQYFGFDTGDYDMNGNEAGSSDYDATAKPMTEAERDELKVNSTAENDNSKPESDRKTDKSKDALTGL; this is encoded by the coding sequence ATGAAGATTACAGCAGATATGATTGTTAGCGATATTATGAACATGGATCCAGGTGTTATCCCAATTTTTATGGAGCATGGCTTGTATTGTATGGGCTGCTTCATGTCTGGAGATGAGTCATTAGAAGAGGCTGCCCAGGTAGATATGGTTGACTTGGATCATCTTATCTTGTCATTGAATCAATATTTCGGATTTGATACTGGCGATTATGATATGAATGGTAATGAAGCTGGGAGCAGCGATTATGATGCAACAGCTAAGCCAATGACCGAAGCTGAACGCGATGAATTGAAAGTAAATTCTACAGCTGAAAATGATAATTCCAAGCCTGAATCTGATCGTAAGACTGATAAGTCTAAGGATGCTTTGACAGGTCTGTAA
- a CDS encoding sporulation initiation factor Spo0A C-terminal domain-containing protein, with amino-acid sequence MVKPIKFLAEREHYCSPYFVLVANDQELLADLNRLFRRQGFISVVTRANQQVFYINSQQATSKISSEILHFMQEQNFIWPQVANNYACFCQARRKLIHAVLHKFNFDESLLGYAILKYIAEHLDCPPKDLKPFKQKIYPQAASYFAVSINQVNRAVNYVLRKANYVGNTLDIFNVIYCYLNELARHPELVKKLGTSRADLTKLEALTLLSILAPKFRDKNLENSEISSELAA; translated from the coding sequence ATGGTTAAACCAATTAAGTTTTTAGCTGAGCGTGAGCATTATTGTTCACCTTATTTTGTTTTAGTTGCCAATGATCAAGAATTATTAGCAGATTTGAATAGGTTGTTCCGTAGGCAAGGCTTCATTTCTGTCGTGACAAGAGCCAATCAGCAAGTGTTTTATATTAATAGTCAGCAGGCAACATCCAAAATAAGTAGTGAGATACTTCACTTTATGCAGGAACAGAATTTCATTTGGCCTCAGGTTGCGAACAATTATGCTTGTTTTTGCCAGGCTCGTAGAAAACTTATCCATGCTGTCTTGCATAAGTTTAATTTTGATGAATCACTGTTAGGCTATGCTATTTTGAAATATATAGCTGAACATTTAGATTGTCCGCCTAAGGATTTAAAACCATTTAAGCAAAAAATATATCCGCAGGCAGCTAGCTATTTTGCTGTCAGTATCAATCAAGTTAATCGGGCAGTTAATTATGTTTTACGTAAGGCTAATTATGTTGGTAATACATTAGATATTTTTAACGTAATTTATTGTTATCTTAATGAGTTAGCTCGGCATCCAGAACTAGTCAAAAAGCTAGGAACAAGTAGAGCTGATTTAACTAAGCTTGAAGCTTTGACCTTGCTAAGCATTTTGGCACCCAAATTTAGGGATAAAAACTTGGAAAATAGCGAGATTTCCAGCGAATTAGCTGCTTAA
- a CDS encoding FTR1 family iron permease, producing MCKKTGFAVLLALLIALLAPFSVGVQAKERKKYANFQEVALDMETCFQEAIKSVKAGEAKKAYKAMNDAYFGHYEVQGFEKYVMVNISANRVNKIEAMFRDIKHSILGNVSKDNKEIIANIKTLSMCVCRDALVLDGVLDTDSADEEGLKLLKGTTVEVDEKAVNLKSFFASFGLLLREGLEAILVCMAIITYLIKSGNKQLCKGVYLGMLAGVIGSALLAVVINYALQGVGQELMEGWTMFLAVAVLFYVSHWMLHQSEEDAWNEYINKAVQKSIDKRNEYVLIASAFLAVIREGAELILFYKATLTGNTSSLYAVLGFVAGSIALAVIYFVMRYTTVRLPLRPFFLFTSILLFVMCISFMGKGVQELTEAGFISGASSLPFMNGFSIPDLGIYDRAETMIPQVMILIASISVIVSNQLKQRTKLKAGKKLASPTK from the coding sequence ATGTGCAAGAAGACAGGTTTTGCTGTGCTACTTGCTCTACTTATAGCTTTGCTTGCACCTTTTAGTGTAGGTGTTCAAGCCAAAGAGCGGAAAAAGTATGCAAACTTCCAAGAAGTTGCGCTTGATATGGAAACTTGTTTCCAAGAGGCAATTAAGTCTGTCAAGGCAGGCGAAGCTAAAAAAGCTTATAAAGCGATGAATGATGCCTACTTTGGGCATTATGAGGTACAGGGCTTTGAGAAATATGTCATGGTCAATATTTCTGCTAATCGTGTGAATAAAATCGAAGCAATGTTCCGTGATATAAAGCATTCAATTTTAGGTAATGTTTCCAAAGATAATAAGGAAATCATAGCTAATATCAAGACTTTGTCGATGTGTGTCTGCCGTGATGCACTCGTTTTGGATGGTGTACTTGATACTGACTCGGCTGATGAAGAGGGTCTTAAGTTACTCAAAGGAACGACAGTTGAAGTTGACGAAAAAGCCGTTAATCTCAAATCATTTTTTGCTTCATTCGGTCTTTTGTTGCGTGAAGGTTTGGAAGCCATCTTAGTTTGTATGGCCATCATTACATACTTGATTAAGTCTGGTAACAAGCAATTATGTAAAGGTGTATACCTCGGTATGTTAGCCGGTGTAATTGGTAGTGCCTTGTTGGCTGTGGTCATTAATTATGCTTTGCAAGGTGTAGGTCAGGAACTCATGGAAGGCTGGACAATGTTCCTAGCTGTGGCTGTTTTGTTCTATGTTAGCCACTGGATGTTACATCAATCAGAAGAAGATGCTTGGAATGAATACATCAACAAAGCTGTGCAAAAGTCAATTGATAAGCGCAATGAGTACGTCTTAATTGCGTCAGCATTCTTAGCTGTCATCCGTGAAGGCGCAGAATTAATCTTGTTCTACAAAGCAACATTAACTGGTAACACCAGCAGCTTATATGCCGTCCTTGGCTTTGTCGCTGGTTCCATTGCCTTGGCAGTTATTTACTTTGTTATGCGTTATACCACTGTGAGATTGCCGTTACGTCCATTCTTCTTGTTCACAAGTATCCTACTGTTCGTAATGTGCATTAGCTTCATGGGTAAAGGTGTACAAGAACTTACAGAAGCTGGCTTCATTTCAGGTGCTAGCAGCTTGCCATTTATGAATGGTTTCAGTATTCCAGATTTAGGTATATATGATCGAGCTGAAACTATGATTCCACAAGTGATGATTTTGATT
- a CDS encoding HU family DNA-binding protein codes for MSKNKLIELIAEQSGFTKKDSEVALKSVLGAFGAALEQGEKVSIVGFGTFEVKERKARIGHNPTTRQEIQIPACKAVTFKASKNLKDRVNK; via the coding sequence ATGTCCAAGAACAAGTTAATTGAATTGATTGCTGAACAAAGCGGTTTTACAAAAAAAGATTCAGAAGTTGCTTTGAAATCAGTTTTAGGTGCTTTCGGTGCTGCTTTAGAGCAAGGTGAAAAGGTTTCCATCGTTGGTTTCGGTACTTTCGAAGTTAAAGAGCGTAAGGCTCGTATTGGTCATAACCCAACAACACGTCAAGAAATTCAGATTCCAGCTTGCAAGGCTGTTACTTTTAAAGCTTCTAAGAACTTGAAGGATCGTGTCAACAAGTAA
- a CDS encoding DUF5050 domain-containing protein, producing the protein MKRKKRKLVVIISSLIVANLIVVALTIALFYNKQHNTNALIKAAQAAYRQADYEGAMTKLNKLSQAAQKKPEALILRAKIEALTKSDNLDQTLAAFNDLKLTTKQQALYANDLAQIKLNVALDKEDYKAAEAIFAEQASIPLDPQLALKWVKYESENQNYADALKIFKLLENAFDFDDNLQKYYLLTAVNAGDDHVASEIFHKNTENYLKDEKFMLNLEESLISKKLDSLLGEIYQGYMERKQVNKSNFLRLSKFFKSKNDEANLEKLKAMAKELNIVASDVNAIGNSQGNILNHGIVAKHKDTIFFPDFNNFYLAKTDDNFANKTILLEQAVGYLNVSDDGVYFINRQQKSNATGKQDKWLNVGSIKRVDLDGKNVQTIYETEASNLLLEKGFLYFIDHKDGNKLKRIALSSIDLGEVEVETLSDASMSEYGLHQDLVVYNNDKDHKLHQLDLAKKEDKVLVNSRVSYVNLVQDRVYYINMDKNSEIECFDLTKNESSVVYNKAQCSQLNVIPGSSRSKDMLLFEKLNLARIRGDGNDFLDLTSDLISQINFVGDSIYYYLEDPNIAWEMYKQDINGSQRVKVVGNK; encoded by the coding sequence ATGAAACGCAAAAAACGCAAATTAGTTGTAATTATATCAAGTTTGATTGTAGCCAATTTGATTGTAGTAGCACTGACAATTGCTTTGTTTTATAACAAGCAACATAATACAAATGCCTTGATTAAAGCTGCTCAAGCTGCTTATAGACAAGCTGATTATGAAGGTGCGATGACAAAGTTGAACAAACTTTCTCAAGCAGCGCAGAAGAAGCCAGAAGCTTTGATTTTGCGTGCTAAGATCGAAGCTTTGACTAAGAGTGATAATCTGGATCAGACATTAGCCGCTTTTAATGATTTGAAATTAACAACTAAGCAGCAAGCTTTGTATGCTAATGATTTAGCTCAAATTAAATTGAACGTGGCTTTGGACAAGGAAGACTACAAGGCAGCTGAGGCTATCTTTGCTGAACAAGCTAGCATTCCACTAGATCCACAATTAGCTTTAAAATGGGTCAAGTATGAGAGCGAAAATCAGAATTATGCTGATGCTTTGAAAATATTCAAGCTCTTAGAGAATGCTTTTGACTTCGATGATAATTTGCAAAAGTATTACTTGCTGACAGCCGTTAATGCTGGCGATGATCATGTAGCTTCCGAGATTTTCCATAAGAATACGGAGAATTATTTGAAAGATGAGAAGTTCATGCTTAATTTGGAAGAGAGCCTTATTTCTAAAAAGTTGGATAGCTTGTTAGGTGAGATTTATCAAGGCTATATGGAGCGTAAGCAAGTTAATAAGTCCAATTTCTTACGCTTGAGCAAGTTCTTCAAGTCTAAGAATGATGAAGCTAACTTAGAGAAATTAAAGGCTATGGCTAAGGAGTTAAATATAGTTGCAAGTGATGTTAATGCAATTGGTAATAGTCAAGGCAATATCCTCAATCATGGTATTGTAGCTAAACATAAAGATACAATTTTCTTCCCTGATTTTAATAATTTCTATTTAGCTAAAACAGATGACAATTTTGCCAATAAGACAATTTTGTTGGAGCAAGCTGTTGGCTATTTGAACGTATCAGATGATGGTGTTTATTTCATTAATCGTCAGCAAAAGAGCAACGCAACTGGTAAGCAAGATAAATGGTTGAATGTCGGTTCAATTAAGCGCGTTGATTTGGATGGCAAGAACGTTCAGACTATTTACGAAACAGAAGCAAGTAACTTATTGTTAGAGAAAGGTTTCCTCTATTTCATCGATCATAAAGATGGTAATAAGTTGAAACGCATTGCTTTATCTTCAATCGATTTGGGTGAAGTAGAAGTAGAGACTTTGTCAGATGCATCTATGTCTGAATATGGCTTACACCAAGATTTAGTTGTATACAACAACGATAAGGATCATAAGTTGCATCAATTAGATTTGGCTAAGAAAGAAGATAAAGTGCTCGTAAATTCGCGTGTAAGTTATGTCAACTTAGTCCAAGATCGTGTTTACTACATCAATATGGACAAGAATTCAGAAATTGAATGCTTTGATTTGACTAAGAATGAGAGTTCTGTTGTTTATAACAAAGCTCAATGCAGCCAATTAAACGTTATTCCTGGTTCAAGCAGAAGCAAGGATATGTTATTGTTTGAAAAGCTGAATTTGGCGCGAATTCGTGGCGATGGTAATGATTTCTTAGACCTCACAAGCGATTTGATCAGTCAGATCAACTTTGTTGGTGATTCTATCTATTATTACTTAGAAGATCCTAATATTGCTTGGGAAATGTACAAGCAAGATATTAACGGTAGTCAGCGTGTAAAGGTTGTAGGTAATAAATAA